GGTATTACGGTGCAGGAGCATGCGGCCACGAACATCCCGGCTGCTGAGGCCAGTGGGAGTGAGACACGCTTCCTCGTCTCAGAGCCTAAATACCTTATGATAACATCCCTCGGCAGGAACGCCACGATAGCTCCTGCCAGCAGGAATGCTGGCACGAGGCAGGTTAGAACGTGATAGCCCACGTAGTCTACGAGGGCTTCTAAACCGCTCGCTAACAGGCCGGAGATGTTCAAGCCTTAAACCCCTTAACCCTGCACATCCCTTGAGAGGAAGCTTCTCAGCAACTTCTCAAGCTCCTTCTCCGATGGAACCCTCCCCTGGAACTTTACCTCTCCGTTCACAGCAATCGCGGGGGATATTAAAACACCATACTTATCCAGCACGTCATCAGAGTTGATATCCTTCTTAACCACTTCAACACTTCCACGAACCCCAAGCCTATTCACAACCTTGTTGACAATGTACAATGCCGCGCTGCACCGGGGGCATGGGGGTTCAGGCCCCAAAACCTCTATGACGACTTCAGGCATAACCCCACCTGGAAGAATTTAATCAAGAAGCATGAATAAAAGGCCTTCGCGCCAGGGCTTGCAGAGTAGAGCTCGAACTAAAGATATGAGACCCGAGGAGGTTTGGGAGAAACTAGGGGTCAGCCGGTTGTGAATTAAGCCCCAGGATTTGGAAAACACTCGCTGACTCAACCAGCCGCAATAGGAGCAGTGCTAAAGCCGTCTCATAACGATCAAGGCTACAGAAATTCCCGTAGCCGCGACAGTGCTTCCAGCAAGTAGTAGCGGCGGCTATGCGACAGGGTATGGCAGACTCCCGCTTCGTGTTAGGTCGTAGCGGCCCCCAGTACCATGTTTCCAGGTTCCTTGGATAAGCGTTACGACACATGGTTTTAAGAGAGGACCTGGTAAACAAATCTTGAGCTATTGGCGGGGGAGAAGTGTTGGAGGAGTTTAAACTGCTTGAACACTCTCCTGGCTTTCAAACCTGTACATTCCACCGGAGATGAGGAGCTTGGCCTTCTCCGGCTCATACTTCCAGTCAGGCGGTAGAACACCCGTTCTCTTATAGTATTTCACCAGCCTGTGTATCTTGGATTCAACCTCTATCAAGCCCTTCTTACTGTGATAGTCCTTCGGGTGCTCGTCGAGATGCCTCCTCAGGTTAACAGCCTTCTGCATGAGAGCCATCAAGTCCTCGGGGATGACTATTTTAACACCGTGCTTCTCAAGTATCTGGGCGAGCTTCTTCCCCGTGACCTGCTTCACAAGGGGTATGCCGTACTGGTCCCGTAGCAAAACCCCTATCATGGATGGAGTATAGCCTTTCTTAGCGAGCTCCACCACGAGGAGCTCAACATCGCTAGGGCTCATGTCAAGCTTTAGCCATCTCGGCGGCCCCGCCCTGGCAGGTCTGTTTGAGTGTGACTGACCCTTATCCCTCTTCTTGTTCATAAAGACACCTTATCCGTAAACACTGCTATATTGGAATCCATATTAAAAACGGGTTTTAAATTTATTCAGGCGCCCTCAGGTACTCCCCGAGGGTTTTGAAAACGCTCCGGAGGGCCCTCGCTCTGTGGCTCACCCTGTTCTTTTCCTCAACACTCATCTCGGCGAAGGTTTTATCGTAACCATCGGGTATGAAAATCGGGTCAAAGCCGAAGCCTCCAACCCCTCTGGCCTCGTACGCCACTGCCCCGCACACTTCTCCAACACCCGTTATCAGGAACGGCTCGTAAACGAGGACTGCAACAGATTTGAAGCAAGCACTCCTATCCTCCACACCCTCCATGAGCTTGAGCAGCCCCGCATACCCTATGGTCTTGTAAACATAGCTACTGTACGGCCCTGGGAAACCGTTGAGTGCTTTAACAAACAAGCCCGCGTCCTCAACCAGTACGGGCACGCCCAACTCCATGTAGGCTGTTAAAGCAGCATGCTTCGCAACCTCCTCGAGGCTGTCGGACTGGATTTCTCTCTTAACCCCCGGGCACTGCTTAAGGATCACGCCGTGCTCTCTCGCAATAGCCTCCGCCTCAGCATACTTGTGCCTGTTCCCCGTTGCAAAGCATATTTCACGATACATACCTATCCCTCATGACAGTCTTCCTCAACTCCCTGTCAACATACCTCCCCCTAACCCTTACTTCGAGAAACCTTTTCCTGACCTCCTCGAAAACACCGCTGTACCACTGCTTGTAGCTTTCTAGGAAGCGGTTCATGAACTCCTCGGCTATCCCGGGATGCATCGCCTGAAGGTTCCTGTAGAGAAGGTGGAGATCTATAGCGTACTCTTCAACATCATCGCTGTAGCCTGCGAGCCCGAAGTCTATTATGTAAACCCTTCCCCCGCCGTACAGGGTGTTGGCAAGGGTTAGGTCCCCATGGTAAATCCTGTTGGAGTGCATTACTGCAACCTGCCTCCCAAGATCCCCTGCAACCATCCCCAGCTCCTCACGGCCCATCGAGTCGACAAGGCTTGACAACGGAACCCCGTCCACATACTCTAACACTAGGATTCCTCTTGAAACATCAACTATCACAGGGAATGGGACGTTGAGCCCGAGGCTTCTTAAATGAGACAGTATCCTGGCCTCAACCCTTGTCCTATACTCCTTGAAAACCTTGTTGAAGGCTTCATGCCTGTAAGGCTTGTCA
This is a stretch of genomic DNA from Thermosphaera aggregans DSM 11486. It encodes these proteins:
- a CDS encoding thioredoxin family protein, with the translated sequence MPEVVIEVLGPEPPCPRCSAALYIVNKVVNRLGVRGSVEVVKKDINSDDVLDKYGVLISPAIAVNGEVKFQGRVPSEKELEKLLRSFLSRDVQG
- a CDS encoding 30S ribosomal protein S15 is translated as MNKKRDKGQSHSNRPARAGPPRWLKLDMSPSDVELLVVELAKKGYTPSMIGVLLRDQYGIPLVKQVTGKKLAQILEKHGVKIVIPEDLMALMQKAVNLRRHLDEHPKDYHSKKGLIEVESKIHRLVKYYKRTGVLPPDWKYEPEKAKLLISGGMYRFESQESVQAV
- a CDS encoding XTP/dITP diphosphatase — its product is MYREICFATGNRHKYAEAEAIAREHGVILKQCPGVKREIQSDSLEEVAKHAALTAYMELGVPVLVEDAGLFVKALNGFPGPYSSYVYKTIGYAGLLKLMEGVEDRSACFKSVAVLVYEPFLITGVGEVCGAVAYEARGVGGFGFDPIFIPDGYDKTFAEMSVEEKNRVSHRARALRSVFKTLGEYLRAPE
- a CDS encoding Kae1-associated kinase Bud32: MAERVDYFNKGAEAVLYRARILGLDCIVKKRLDKPYRHEAFNKVFKEYRTRVEARILSHLRSLGLNVPFPVIVDVSRGILVLEYVDGVPLSSLVDSMGREELGMVAGDLGRQVAVMHSNRIYHGDLTLANTLYGGGRVYIIDFGLAGYSDDVEEYAIDLHLLYRNLQAMHPGIAEEFMNRFLESYKQWYSGVFEEVRKRFLEVRVRGRYVDRELRKTVMRDRYVS